Proteins co-encoded in one Athene noctua chromosome 34, bAthNoc1.hap1.1, whole genome shotgun sequence genomic window:
- the LOC141972568 gene encoding uncharacterized protein LOC141972568, whose translation MANSTPMIRKGAAERGNPENALSVEWVVKSPKEMQPKQSRSREKQYKCAGTAEQKEEQCQPRAEQRGMLQGPQEEPQSPAVAVEHDGQQQPRDTQGSRGKRRPRKCSFKGTYCEDPQDDTTQPPRTSRRKEHKCEHCGKVFTFGIYLSIHRRIHTGEKPYKCWDCGRSFTQRVHLQGHQRTHTKEKPFICSTCGKRFSFSSNLLLHQRIHTGERPYQCEQCGKVFPWGSTLRLHRRIHTGEKPYKCQDCGKSFALSAYLMSHQRTHMEEKPYLCTTCGRRFSFSSQLIRHQRTHTGERPYPCSLCEMKFLAYYALKRHQRTVHPGAGTAEQKEEQCQPRAEQRGMLQGPQEEPQSPAVAVEHDGQQQPRDTQGSHGSSSTEKLYRCEHCGKFFSTSSNRTRHQWTHSGEKPFKCQECGKSFTHRWKLRCHQRTHMEEKSYLCATCGKCFSCRSNLLKHQFTRTGESLCDGSHCGKSFQQNYQLGKHQEVLPNGTCAKDTREDASQPPSGSRGKKYMCEYCGKVFRWGSNLIRHERTHTGEKPFKCQDCGKSFRESGSLRCHRSIHTKAKPYVCTTCGKRFSDRSNRNRHKRTHRGETTYPCSHCEMSFMQNSDLWRHERAVHPGTCAGDTRECATQTPSSSRGKKYMCEYCGKIYPAVRDLRRHQRKHTGERPYKCQDCGKSFRESGKLLGHQRTHTKEKPFICTTCGKNFSESNIITHKCIHTGERPYSCSLCEMTFRQLSDLRRHQKNVHQGTEPPAGARTSTPGAGGGVGEQGGADTAGTRGGREEHPPSHQQAGGPRHAGDL comes from the exons gcgctgggacagccgagcagaaggaggagcagtgccagcccagggcagagcagagggggatgctgcaagggccccaagaggagccccagagccccgcggtggccgtggagcacgatggccaacagcagccccgggatacgcaagggagccgcggaaagAGGagaccccgaaaatgctctttcaaagggacgtactgTGAAGACCCTCAAGATGACACAACCCAACCACCAAGGACCTCAAGACGGAAGGAgcacaagtgtgagcactgtgggaaggtcttcactTTTGGGATCTATTTGTCCATTCACCGACggatccacacgggagagaagccctacaagtgctggGACTGTGGGAGGAGCTTCACGCAGAGAGTACACCTCCAgggtcaccagaggacacacaccaaggagaagccctttatCTGCAgcacgtgtgggaaacgcttctcctttAGCTCCAACCTCCTTCTCCACCAACGcatccacacaggagagagaccctACC AGtgtgagcagtgtgggaaggTCTTTCCCTGGGGGAGCACCTTGAGACTTCACCGACggatccacacgggagagaagccctacaagtgccaggattgtgggaagagcttcgCGCTGAGTGCGTACCTCAtgagtcaccagaggacacacatgGAGGAGAAGCCGTAtctctgcaccacgtgtgggagACGCTTCTCCTTTAGCTCACAACTCATTAGACACCAACGAActcacacaggagagagaccctACCCCTGCTCGCTCTGCGAGATGAAGTTCTTAGCGTATTATGCCCTCAAGAGGCATCAGAGGACCGTTCATCCTG gcgctgggacagccgagcagaaggaggagcagtgccagcccagggcagagcagagggggatgctgcaagggccccaagaggagccccagagccccgcggtggccgtggagcacgatggccaacagcagccccgggatacgcaagggagccacgga AGTAGCTCCACAGAGAAGCTGTACaggtgtgagcactgtgggaagtTCTTCTCTACCAGCAGCAACCGGACACGTCACCAATGGACCCACTCTGgagagaagcccttcaagtgccaggagtgtgggaagagcttcacgCACAGATGGAAACTCCGgtgtcaccagaggacacacatgGAGGAGAAATCATATCTCTGCGCCACATGTGGGAAATGCTTCTCCTGTCGCTCAAACCTCCTCAAACACCAATTTACCCGCACAGGAGAGAGTCTGTGCGACGGCTCCCACTGCGGGAAGAGCTTCCAGCAGAATTATCAACTCGGGAAGCATCAAGAAGTCCTTCCCAATG ggacgtgtgCTAAAGATACTCGAGAAGACGCATCCCAACCACCGAGTGGCTCTAGAGGCAAGAAGTACATGTGTGAGTATTGTGGGAAGGTCTTTCGCTGGGGAAGCAACCTGATACGTCATGAACggacccacacgggagagaagcccttcaagtgccAGGATTGCGGGAAGAGCTTCAGGGAAAGTGGGAGTCTGCGGTGTCACCGGAGCATACACACCAAGGCGAAGCCCTATgtctgcaccacgtgtgggaaacgcttctccgATAGATCAAACCGTAATAGACACAAACGAACTCACAGAGGAGAGACAACCTACCCCTGCTCGCACTGCGAGATGTCGTTCATGCAAAATTCTGACCTCTGGAGGCATGAGAGGGCCGTCCATCCTG ggacgtgtgCTGGAGATACTCGAGAATGCGCAACCCAAACACCGAGTAGCTCCAGAGGCAAGAAGTACATGTGTGAGTATTGTGGGAAGATCTATCCCGCGGTGAGGGACCTGAGACGTCACCAACGGAAGCACACGGGAGAGAggccctacaagtgccaggattgtgggaagagcttcagggaAAGTGGGAAACTTCTGGGTCatcagaggacacacaccaaggagaagccctttatctgcaccacgtgtgggaaaaACTTCTCTGAGTCGAACATCATCACCCACAAATGCATCCACACCGGAGAGAGACCGTACAGCTGCTCGCTGTGTGAGATGACCTTCCGGCAGTTAAGTGACCTCAGGAGGCATCAGAAAAATGTCCACCAGG gcaccgagcccccagctggagccaggacaagcacccccggtgctggaggaggagttggagagcaaggaggagcagacaccgccgggacaaggggagggcgtgaagaacacccacccagccaccagcaagccggtggcccgcgccacgcgggggacctctaa